A region from the Aquimarina sp. ERC-38 genome encodes:
- a CDS encoding carboxy terminal-processing peptidase: protein MKKSFWVAMLASIISVASCSFTTKRDFDDPDKDRILIDLISYVLNKGHYDAKAINDEFSKNVFKDFIKNIDPLKRYFYESDIKEFKKYETLIDDQIRDKEIIFFDLVYNRLKDRIADANRLYKTILEKPFNFELKEKINREFDELSYVKNDDQLIDRWRKDLKFNSLSYYYDKVEEQIDSLAKNKDYKRKSAVVLQEEARDITLSSMKDYFELLDDLERKDWFSVYINAIVEEFDPHTYYFAPQDKDRFDIAMSGKLEGIGARLQKKDDNVKIVEIISGGPAWRGKQLEVGDLIMKVRQDKEEEPVSLIGMRLDDAVSLIKGPKGTKVNLTVKKVDGTFENIQLVRDIVELEETYAKSSVVKKDSKAYGIINLPKFYFNMKDYNQRNAAKDVKQEIVRLKEQNIEGLIMDLRDNGGGSLQTVVDIAGLFIEKGPIVQVKSKGESPEVLRDKDSSILWDGPLVILVNELSASASEILAAAMQDYKRAIIIGSRQTYGKGTVQNVMDLNRWMRSNDFGDLGALKLTTQKFYRVNGGSTQLEGVKSDVVVPDRYSYINIGEKDQDNPLPWDKINPANYVLWNGNIDFEKTIKNSKKRMVDNAQLRLIDENAMWVKRKRDVNEYSLNYQEYKANIEENEKQAKIFDKINDYVTNLNFESLPYEEELMQKDEVLKDKRERWHESLSKDVYVEEAVHVLEDMKINSKPKAKNSFTLKN, encoded by the coding sequence ATGAAAAAGAGTTTTTGGGTAGCGATGCTTGCCTCAATAATTTCAGTAGCTTCCTGCAGCTTTACAACAAAACGTGATTTTGATGATCCTGATAAAGATCGTATTCTTATTGACCTGATAAGTTATGTTTTAAATAAAGGACATTATGATGCAAAGGCTATTAATGATGAATTTTCTAAAAATGTATTTAAGGACTTTATAAAAAATATCGATCCTTTAAAACGATATTTTTACGAATCGGATATTAAAGAATTTAAAAAATACGAAACCCTTATTGATGATCAGATTCGAGATAAGGAGATTATTTTCTTTGATCTTGTTTATAACCGTTTAAAAGATCGTATTGCAGATGCAAACCGACTTTATAAAACCATATTGGAAAAACCCTTTAATTTTGAATTAAAAGAGAAAATTAACCGGGAATTTGATGAATTGTCTTATGTTAAAAATGATGATCAATTAATAGATCGTTGGCGTAAAGATCTTAAATTCAATTCACTTTCTTATTACTATGATAAAGTAGAAGAACAAATTGATTCTTTGGCTAAGAACAAAGACTACAAGCGTAAATCAGCAGTAGTACTTCAGGAAGAAGCCCGTGATATTACCTTGTCCTCAATGAAAGATTATTTTGAGCTATTAGATGATTTAGAAAGAAAGGATTGGTTTTCAGTTTACATCAATGCTATTGTTGAAGAATTTGATCCGCATACTTATTATTTTGCTCCTCAAGATAAAGACCGTTTTGATATTGCTATGTCCGGTAAGTTAGAAGGTATTGGAGCCCGTTTACAGAAAAAAGATGATAATGTAAAAATCGTAGAGATCATTTCAGGGGGACCTGCCTGGCGAGGAAAACAGTTAGAAGTAGGAGACCTGATTATGAAAGTGCGCCAGGACAAAGAGGAAGAACCGGTAAGCCTTATCGGGATGCGATTGGATGATGCGGTGAGCTTAATTAAAGGTCCAAAGGGCACTAAAGTAAACCTTACCGTAAAAAAAGTTGACGGAACGTTTGAAAACATTCAGTTAGTTCGGGATATTGTGGAGTTAGAAGAAACTTATGCAAAATCTTCGGTAGTAAAAAAGGATAGTAAAGCTTATGGGATTATCAATCTTCCAAAGTTTTATTTTAACATGAAAGATTATAACCAGCGTAATGCCGCCAAAGATGTAAAACAGGAAATCGTAAGGTTAAAGGAGCAAAACATTGAAGGTCTTATCATGGATTTACGTGATAATGGAGGCGGATCTTTACAAACTGTTGTTGATATTGCAGGGTTATTTATCGAAAAAGGTCCTATTGTACAGGTAAAATCCAAAGGAGAATCTCCTGAAGTACTAAGAGATAAAGACAGTTCTATTTTATGGGATGGACCACTGGTTATATTGGTTAACGAACTTTCTGCCTCCGCCTCTGAAATTCTGGCAGCTGCTATGCAGGATTATAAACGTGCTATTATTATCGGAAGCCGACAAACTTACGGAAAAGGAACTGTACAAAATGTAATGGATTTGAATAGATGGATGCGAAGTAATGATTTTGGGGATTTAGGCGCTTTAAAATTGACGACTCAGAAATTTTACCGGGTTAATGGTGGTTCTACCCAATTAGAAGGAGTTAAGAGTGATGTGGTAGTTCCGGATCGATACAGTTATATTAATATTGGTGAAAAAGATCAGGATAACCCATTACCCTGGGATAAAATTAATCCGGCCAATTATGTATTATGGAATGGGAATATTGATTTTGAAAAAACCATTAAGAATAGTAAAAAGCGAATGGTTGACAATGCACAGCTACGTCTTATTGACGAGAATGCTATGTGGGTAAAGCGGAAACGGGATGTTAATGAATATTCGTTAAATTATCAGGAGTATAAAGCGAACATCGAAGAAAATGAAAAACAAGCCAAAATCTTCGATAAGATTAATGACTACGTAACTAACTTAAATTTTGAATCCTTACCGTATGAAGAAGAATTAATGCAAAAAGATGAGGTGTTAAAAGATAAGCGTGAACGCTGGCATGAAAGTTTAAGTAAAGATGTATATGTAGAAGAGGCAGTACACGTACTTGAGGATATGAAAATAAACAGTAAACCAAAGGCTAAAAACTCCTTTACATTAAAGAATTAA
- a CDS encoding ABC transporter permease gives MTDIASGSTYQKALQRFRQNLWGVLSFWYIVLCGFITIFAYVLAPDASQNANQMHLSIHSKPPGFKVKMLTIPSQIKVEQNFFDRIFFGKKDYSTELPIISYKTTDSMLQVQPFVEGSLQSMERTIPLSDFGEEVNLSMIEENYLNNRTFLLGTDKYGRDLLSRMLIGIRISFSIGFVAVLISLLLGITLGAIAGYFGGRVDAVIMWLINVTWSIPTLLLVIAITLALGKGYWQVFIAVGLTMWVEVARIVRGQVLAVKQMQYVTAARTLGYNDFRIITRHILPNSLAPVIVISAANFAGAILIESGLSFLGIGAQPPMASWGAMIKDHYSYIILGKAYLAIIPGLGIMSLVMAFMLIGNALRDALDVKG, from the coding sequence ATGACGGACATTGCTTCGGGTAGTACTTATCAAAAAGCGCTCCAACGATTTAGACAAAATCTTTGGGGCGTTTTAAGCTTTTGGTACATTGTTTTATGTGGCTTTATTACCATATTTGCTTATGTATTAGCGCCTGATGCCTCACAAAATGCAAATCAGATGCATTTATCCATTCATTCCAAACCTCCTGGTTTTAAAGTAAAAATGTTAACCATTCCATCTCAAATCAAAGTAGAGCAGAACTTCTTTGATCGTATTTTTTTCGGAAAAAAAGATTACTCGACGGAGCTTCCTATTATTTCGTATAAAACAACAGATAGCATGCTACAAGTTCAACCTTTTGTAGAAGGTTCGCTACAAAGTATGGAACGTACTATTCCTTTATCTGATTTTGGTGAAGAAGTAAATTTATCGATGATTGAAGAAAACTATCTTAACAACCGAACTTTTCTACTTGGTACCGATAAGTATGGTCGGGATCTATTAAGCCGGATGTTAATTGGTATCCGGATTTCCTTTTCTATCGGTTTTGTTGCCGTCTTAATTTCATTGTTACTAGGGATTACTTTAGGTGCCATAGCCGGGTATTTTGGAGGTAGGGTAGATGCGGTAATTATGTGGTTGATCAATGTCACCTGGTCTATTCCTACTTTATTACTGGTTATTGCCATTACGTTGGCTTTAGGTAAAGGCTACTGGCAAGTATTTATTGCAGTAGGTTTAACAATGTGGGTTGAGGTTGCCCGTATTGTACGCGGTCAGGTATTAGCCGTCAAGCAAATGCAGTATGTAACCGCTGCCAGAACATTAGGATATAATGACTTTCGTATTATTACCCGGCATATTTTGCCCAACAGCTTAGCACCTGTTATTGTTATTTCAGCAGCAAATTTTGCCGGAGCAATTTTAATAGAAAGTGGGCTAAGTTTTTTGGGTATCGGAGCCCAACCTCCTATGGCTAGTTGGGGTGCCATGATTAAAGATCATTATTCGTATATCATTTTAGGAAAAGCCTATTTAGCCATCATTCCCGGATTAGGAATCATGAGTTTAGTAATGGCGTTTATGTTGATTGGTAACGCTTTGCGAGATGCGTTGGATGTGAAGGGGTAG
- a CDS encoding sensor histidine kinase, which produces MNTKINSTDYILLGAYFMVSALIQFFTYYDANSLIKEYLLDIPIDIITALIFIFLFMGWLIPNFIVRKKQYFKFIIFGLVIMLVLGFIDYTVNFYSGENDWNIYPSFWKLCRISITVMAEESSLPLGLLLGKKYYEGQLQYSEIKREQKEHELKLLRSQIDPHFLFNNLNTLDALIDSDPKKAKEYINRLSLIYRYLIQTKEAEVMELSKEVQFAENYIFLIQTRFYEDYNFEIIENKKNLNKYIPTSALQSLLENIVKHNKASHHQKIESKIIIDEEWLTVTNTKSDINNMKETLGTGLENLKRRYELLSDQNIIIKDHPNEFIITIPILKLSA; this is translated from the coding sequence ATGAACACCAAGATAAATTCAACGGATTATATTCTTCTCGGTGCTTATTTCATGGTATCCGCCCTTATTCAATTTTTTACCTATTATGACGCTAATAGTTTGATCAAAGAGTATTTATTAGATATCCCTATAGATATTATTACTGCACTCATTTTTATTTTTTTATTTATGGGATGGCTTATACCTAATTTTATAGTTCGTAAGAAACAATATTTTAAATTTATAATTTTTGGTTTAGTTATTATGTTAGTTTTAGGCTTTATAGATTATACTGTTAATTTTTACTCCGGAGAAAATGACTGGAATATCTACCCTTCCTTTTGGAAATTATGTAGAATAAGTATTACCGTAATGGCCGAAGAAAGTTCACTACCTCTAGGTTTATTATTAGGGAAAAAGTATTATGAAGGACAGCTCCAGTACTCTGAAATAAAACGAGAACAAAAAGAACATGAACTTAAATTATTACGATCTCAAATTGATCCACATTTTTTATTCAATAATTTAAATACCTTGGATGCTTTAATTGATAGCGACCCAAAAAAAGCAAAGGAGTATATTAACCGGCTATCTTTAATTTATAGGTATTTGATTCAAACTAAGGAAGCAGAAGTGATGGAATTATCTAAGGAAGTACAATTTGCGGAAAATTATATTTTTTTAATTCAAACACGGTTCTATGAGGATTATAATTTTGAAATTATTGAAAATAAAAAAAATCTAAATAAATACATCCCTACTAGCGCTTTACAATCTTTATTAGAAAATATCGTAAAACACAACAAAGCCAGCCATCATCAAAAGATAGAGAGCAAAATAATTATAGATGAGGAATGGTTAACGGTAACAAATACTAAATCTGATATAAATAATATGAAAGAGACGCTAGGAACCGGACTCGAAAATTTAAAAAGAAGGTATGAACTTTTATCAGATCAAAATATTATTATCAAAGATCACCCGAATGAATTTATAATAACCATTCCCATTTTAAAATTAAGTGCGTAA
- a CDS encoding C40 family peptidase — translation MRYLIICLLVLSTFSCGSKKRTVSSRSGKKVKKERVIAAKSETKADAIVRYAKTFKGTKYRYAGTTKKGMDCSGLVYVSFLEKGIELPRTSRSMATRGNKVSLGKVEVGDLIFFKTIKRKNTISHVGIVTNASNPIRFIHASSSKGVIESSLNESYWNKAFAEVRRIL, via the coding sequence ATGCGCTATTTAATTATATGTTTACTAGTCTTATCTACATTTTCTTGCGGAAGTAAAAAAAGAACGGTTTCTTCTCGTTCCGGTAAAAAAGTTAAGAAAGAAAGAGTAATTGCTGCAAAAAGCGAAACTAAAGCGGATGCTATCGTTCGATACGCTAAAACTTTTAAAGGAACTAAGTACCGCTATGCCGGAACTACCAAAAAGGGAATGGATTGTTCCGGATTGGTATATGTTTCTTTTTTAGAAAAAGGAATAGAGTTGCCCCGTACCTCTAGATCCATGGCTACTCGTGGTAACAAGGTTTCTTTAGGTAAAGTTGAAGTAGGTGATTTGATTTTTTTTAAAACTATTAAAAGAAAAAATACGATAAGCCACGTTGGAATTGTTACGAATGCTTCAAATCCTATCCGATTTATACATGCTTCCAGTTCTAAAGGGGTTATTGAATCTTCTCTTAATGAATCCTACTGGAACAAGGCTTTTGCCGAAGTAAGACGAATTTTATAG
- a CDS encoding ComEC/Rec2 family competence protein gives MQENIKATYQIINIPLVWITVSLIIGISLQYHLQLSPTILCILVGSTLGVLLGCWWYTKRAFVTTLYFKISVTYLFIGIGLLLYTYHHPLRNKLHYTNLLTHSDSGDLKTVYFRLKERYKPSDFYQKFKVSVLRIGTYPTTGDALLQIPINDDASSFLIGDEFIANLQVKSLPKALNPGQFDYGQFLKNKNMYQVLQADCGSLEKLNSFENGVFRLSDRIRNRIRNALDKTTISRENLGVIYALCIGYRSELDSQTVKNYQDTGTIHLLAVSGLHVGIILYLLQYCFFFLNRFGKTGRYIKTILCIIGLWSFAFIAGMSPSVVRAVTMFSFLSIGLIFRDRSSSFNHLFLSLLLLVCLAPNWIFTIGFQLSYLAVFGILWIQPKLYTLYTPKFWVVKIYWKVTTVTVAAQMLVFPLSLYYFHQFPLSFLFGNLIIIPFLGYILGYGFLIIFLLLLNKAPQFMITILDTLIGWMNIVVEKISALDYLIVKHIYFPIEVMICVYVAVILLLYALIIEKYQRVYWSMIPVFCICILIFTKKIKEQTEARLIVFHQYGQTILGVHENFGLKLLSNQFLTSATRKFLINGYQNQTLLREIDTASLKNSYQFNQTSIFIVDSTGTYTKSNRTINNVVLLSNNPKIHLKRMIDSLKATLIVADGSNYPSFINQWEEKCRSHNIAFYRTDQKGAYILPASEP, from the coding sequence ATGCAAGAGAACATAAAAGCAACATATCAAATTATTAATATTCCTTTGGTATGGATAACGGTAAGTTTAATAATAGGTATTAGTTTACAATATCATCTACAGTTATCGCCTACTATTCTATGCATTTTAGTAGGTTCCACTTTGGGTGTTCTTTTAGGTTGCTGGTGGTATACTAAAAGGGCTTTTGTTACTACTTTATATTTTAAAATAAGCGTTACCTATCTTTTTATTGGCATAGGACTTTTACTTTATACGTATCACCATCCGTTACGAAATAAACTTCATTACACAAATCTTTTAACTCACTCCGATTCCGGCGACCTAAAAACAGTTTACTTTCGGCTTAAAGAAAGGTATAAACCTTCTGACTTTTATCAGAAATTTAAAGTTTCTGTTTTAAGAATTGGAACTTATCCCACCACAGGAGATGCACTACTCCAAATTCCTATTAATGATGACGCTTCTTCCTTTCTGATTGGAGATGAATTTATAGCCAACCTACAGGTAAAATCATTACCGAAAGCGCTTAACCCAGGGCAATTTGATTACGGTCAGTTCTTAAAAAACAAAAATATGTACCAGGTATTACAAGCTGATTGCGGATCGCTGGAAAAGTTAAATTCTTTTGAAAACGGAGTGTTTCGATTATCTGACCGGATACGAAACCGTATTCGAAATGCTTTGGATAAAACTACGATCAGCAGAGAAAACCTGGGTGTTATTTATGCTCTATGTATAGGATATCGGTCCGAACTGGATTCTCAAACGGTAAAGAATTATCAAGATACTGGTACTATCCATCTACTAGCGGTTTCCGGACTTCATGTAGGTATTATTTTGTATCTATTACAATATTGTTTTTTCTTTTTAAACCGCTTCGGAAAAACAGGAAGGTATATAAAGACAATTTTATGTATTATCGGATTATGGTCATTTGCGTTTATTGCCGGGATGAGTCCATCTGTAGTAAGGGCAGTAACTATGTTCAGTTTTTTATCAATAGGCTTAATTTTCAGGGATCGAAGCAGCTCATTCAATCACCTGTTTTTATCTTTATTACTACTCGTTTGTTTAGCACCTAACTGGATCTTTACCATTGGTTTTCAGTTAAGTTATTTAGCGGTTTTTGGTATACTTTGGATACAACCTAAACTGTATACGCTTTATACACCTAAGTTTTGGGTGGTAAAAATTTACTGGAAAGTGACTACGGTAACCGTAGCAGCGCAAATGTTAGTTTTTCCTTTATCCTTATATTACTTCCATCAATTTCCCTTATCATTTTTGTTTGGTAATTTGATCATTATTCCATTTCTAGGGTATATTCTTGGTTATGGATTTTTGATTATTTTCTTATTACTTTTAAATAAGGCACCTCAATTTATGATTACTATTTTGGACACCCTTATTGGTTGGATGAATATAGTTGTAGAAAAAATTAGTGCGTTGGATTATTTGATTGTTAAACATATTTACTTCCCGATTGAAGTAATGATCTGTGTTTATGTTGCTGTTATTCTATTGCTGTATGCACTAATAATAGAAAAGTATCAACGGGTTTATTGGAGCATGATCCCAGTATTTTGTATTTGCATTTTAATTTTTACTAAAAAAATAAAGGAACAAACAGAAGCAAGACTTATTGTTTTTCATCAATACGGACAGACTATTTTAGGAGTTCATGAAAATTTCGGTTTAAAATTACTTTCAAATCAATTCTTAACTTCTGCCACCCGGAAATTTCTTATTAATGGTTATCAAAATCAGACATTACTTCGGGAGATTGATACGGCTTCTCTTAAAAACAGCTATCAATTTAATCAAACTTCTATTTTTATTGTAGATAGTACCGGAACCTATACCAAATCTAATAGAACTATAAATAATGTTGTGCTTTTAAGTAATAATCCCAAGATTCATCTAAAAAGAATGATTGATAGTTTAAAGGCTACACTAATAGTTGCAGACGGGTCAAACTATCCTAGTTTTATAAATCAATGGGAAGAAAAATGCAGATCACATAATATTGCGTTTTATAGGACAGATCAAAAGGGAGCTTATATTTTACCAGCTTCTGAACCATAA
- a CDS encoding serine hydrolase domain-containing protein: MMKKVPVSLLFLFLGLIIIFPLLSAKKIGAFTEKQSTIAFLKKERIKQDRAEFLQQRLKNEIQRYFYKAIANKSIVGAAVSIVQCDSVLLKEGYGRRKITEPKKIDHATVFRLGSLSKGFAGILAGIEVEKGNLNWNSKVVDFIPNFKVKGTQRTQKINLTHVLSQSTGLPYHSFTNLVEDGVAMQKVAKEFDKLNFVAEPGKIYSYQNAMYAMSGLMIEASEQKPLAQVLQEKIFGPLQMTTASATYKDLMKEENIAYPHRKRYGRFKTRKINNKYYNAVAAGGINASANDMANWMRFLLGSNQEVLSSQGIQEVFQPQVKIPGKHKYYQKWKGHQSSAYAFGWRIHNFKDRKTNKVSKVIHHGGTVSSYRTEIALFPEEDLGISVLFNCTTRLARTVIPDLKKIVRNVLSTPIPEMDTNTPAIL; the protein is encoded by the coding sequence ATGATGAAGAAAGTCCCTGTATCCCTCTTGTTTCTCTTTTTAGGATTAATTATAATATTTCCCTTACTATCAGCAAAAAAAATTGGCGCTTTTACTGAAAAACAATCTACTATAGCCTTTTTAAAGAAAGAAAGAATTAAGCAGGATCGAGCTGAATTTTTACAACAAAGATTAAAAAACGAAATACAACGCTATTTTTATAAAGCAATTGCGAATAAAAGTATTGTAGGAGCCGCTGTGAGTATTGTACAATGTGATTCCGTACTATTAAAAGAAGGCTATGGTAGAAGAAAAATTACGGAACCTAAAAAGATTGATCATGCTACCGTGTTTAGATTGGGATCGTTGTCTAAAGGTTTTGCCGGAATTCTTGCTGGTATCGAAGTGGAAAAAGGAAATTTAAACTGGAATAGTAAAGTAGTTGATTTTATACCCAATTTTAAGGTAAAAGGAACCCAACGTACACAAAAGATAAATCTGACACACGTACTATCACAATCTACCGGGCTACCTTATCATAGTTTTACTAACCTGGTAGAAGATGGAGTAGCTATGCAAAAGGTTGCTAAGGAATTTGACAAGTTAAATTTTGTAGCGGAGCCTGGAAAAATATATAGTTATCAAAATGCCATGTATGCTATGAGTGGTTTAATGATTGAAGCTTCAGAACAAAAACCGTTGGCTCAGGTTTTACAAGAAAAAATTTTTGGTCCCTTACAAATGACTACCGCTTCTGCTACCTATAAAGATTTAATGAAGGAAGAAAATATTGCATATCCGCATCGTAAAAGATACGGAAGGTTTAAAACCAGGAAGATTAACAATAAATATTACAATGCGGTGGCTGCCGGAGGTATTAACGCCAGTGCAAACGATATGGCCAATTGGATGCGTTTTTTATTAGGGAGTAATCAGGAAGTATTATCTTCTCAGGGAATTCAAGAGGTTTTTCAACCTCAGGTTAAAATACCCGGAAAACATAAATATTATCAAAAGTGGAAAGGGCATCAGTCTTCCGCTTATGCCTTCGGTTGGAGGATACATAATTTTAAGGATAGAAAGACTAACAAAGTGTCAAAAGTGATTCACCATGGAGGTACCGTAAGTAGCTATCGAACAGAGATTGCTCTTTTTCCCGAAGAAGACTTAGGGATTAGCGTGTTATTCAATTGTACTACAAGATTGGCAAGAACAGTGATTCCGGATTTAAAGAAAATAGTAAGAAATGTATTAAGCACTCCAATACCGGAAATGGATACAAATACTCCTGCAATTTTATAA
- a CDS encoding LytR/AlgR family response regulator transcription factor yields the protein MITLKILILEDEIPAYQKLLSYLEISLNNKLKHDWARTNAAGENFLNNNQYDLILSDIQLLDGLSFDLFEKADNKTPIIFCSAYDDYLLKAFHTYGISYILKPYSQKELENALQKYQSLFEGNTKEILDNTTLQKLKTVLSDNTIEYKKRFVIKKPNGIQLINTSDISFIEASGDFCIATDEKGSRHIISSKISVLSNQLNPKAFFKINRSQVVNVTFIESIETHFKNRLLLKMKGVPDKVMTSSNTTASFRKWIES from the coding sequence ATGATAACATTAAAAATTTTAATTTTAGAGGATGAAATTCCCGCATATCAAAAACTATTATCCTATTTAGAAATTTCGTTAAATAATAAATTGAAACATGACTGGGCTCGAACAAATGCGGCAGGAGAAAATTTTTTAAATAATAATCAATATGACCTTATCTTATCTGACATTCAATTATTAGATGGACTTTCTTTTGATTTATTTGAGAAAGCGGATAATAAAACTCCTATTATATTTTGTTCTGCATACGATGACTACTTATTAAAAGCTTTTCATACCTACGGAATTTCATACATCCTAAAACCATATTCCCAAAAAGAGTTAGAAAATGCTTTGCAGAAATACCAATCTCTTTTTGAAGGGAATACGAAAGAAATTCTGGACAACACTACCCTTCAAAAGCTAAAAACGGTACTTTCTGATAATACGATTGAATACAAAAAACGTTTCGTTATTAAAAAACCGAATGGAATTCAATTAATTAACACATCAGATATCAGTTTTATAGAAGCATCTGGAGATTTCTGTATTGCAACTGATGAAAAAGGCAGTCGTCATATAATATCTTCAAAAATAAGTGTGTTATCCAATCAATTGAACCCTAAAGCATTCTTTAAAATTAATAGAAGTCAAGTAGTTAATGTTACCTTTATTGAATCTATAGAAACCCATTTTAAAAACAGATTATTGCTAAAAATGAAAGGTGTTCCAGATAAAGTAATGACAAGTTCTAATACTACTGCAAGTTTTAGAAAGTGGATTGAAAGTTAA
- the surE gene encoding 5'/3'-nucleotidase SurE → MEDKEKPLILVTNDDGITAPGIRALIQVASTIGDVVVVAPDSPQSAMGHAITIHNTLYCDPVVIDSHATYQEYSCSGTPVDCVKLATQEIMERKPDLCISGINHGSNSAINVIYSGTMSAAVEAGIEGIPAIGFSLLNYSMKADFKPSKPFVKKIIQEVLHNGLPKGIVLNVNIPDLSKSEIKGIRVARQANARWQENFDKRTNPMGREYYWLTGEFINDDLGEDSDEWALQNGFVSVVPTQFDLTAHQFIDNLNNWNFND, encoded by the coding sequence ATGGAAGATAAAGAAAAACCCCTAATTTTAGTTACTAATGATGATGGAATTACGGCTCCGGGTATACGGGCTTTAATTCAAGTGGCAAGTACTATTGGTGATGTTGTCGTCGTAGCGCCTGATAGTCCTCAGAGTGCTATGGGTCACGCCATTACTATCCATAATACCTTATATTGTGACCCGGTGGTTATAGATTCGCATGCGACTTATCAGGAATATAGCTGTTCCGGCACCCCCGTAGATTGTGTCAAATTGGCTACTCAGGAAATTATGGAACGTAAACCTGACTTATGTATTAGCGGAATTAATCACGGATCAAACTCGGCTATTAATGTAATTTACTCCGGTACAATGAGTGCTGCCGTTGAAGCCGGTATTGAAGGTATTCCAGCCATTGGTTTTTCTCTTTTAAATTATAGTATGAAAGCTGATTTTAAGCCATCCAAACCTTTTGTTAAAAAAATTATTCAGGAGGTACTGCATAATGGTTTACCAAAAGGGATTGTATTAAATGTAAATATTCCGGATTTATCAAAATCCGAAATAAAAGGTATTCGGGTAGCCCGACAAGCCAATGCCCGATGGCAAGAAAATTTTGATAAAAGAACCAATCCTATGGGTAGGGAATATTACTGGTTAACCGGTGAGTTTATAAATGATGATCTTGGTGAAGATAGTGACGAGTGGGCTTTACAAAATGGGTTTGTATCTGTAGTCCCGACGCAATTTGACCTTACCGCGCACCAATTTATAGACAATTTAAATAACTGGAACTTTAATGATTAA
- the lpxB gene encoding lipid-A-disaccharide synthase, with amino-acid sequence MKYYLLAGEASGDLHGSNLMKSLKKEDPEAVFQFWGGDLMQDQGGTLVKHYKELAFMGFAEVLKNIFSILKNFSLCKKDIVRFNPDVIVFIDYPGFNLRMASWAKAQGYRTHYYISPQIWAWKEGRIKTIKRNVDEMYVILPFEKEFYEEKHNYPVHFVGHPLIDAINQHELTDPKQFREENNLDDRPIIALLPGSRKQEVTKMLTIMLSVVRFFPEYQFVIAGAPSLDASFYEQFVKEKGVYMVDNKTYDLLSLSNAALVTSGTATLETALFKVPEVVCYKGNSISYQIAKRIIDLDFISLVNLIMNKKVVTELIQADFNTSRLKEELEIIVDDYKRAVMFLDYYDLEKALGGKGASDKTANLIVESIRP; translated from the coding sequence GTGAAATATTATCTTCTGGCAGGAGAAGCTTCCGGCGATCTTCATGGTTCGAATTTAATGAAATCTCTAAAAAAAGAAGACCCGGAAGCGGTGTTTCAATTTTGGGGAGGAGACTTAATGCAAGATCAGGGTGGCACGCTGGTAAAACACTATAAAGAATTAGCCTTTATGGGTTTTGCCGAAGTCTTAAAAAATATTTTCAGTATCCTTAAGAATTTTTCACTTTGTAAGAAAGATATTGTCCGTTTCAACCCGGATGTCATTGTATTTATCGACTATCCTGGTTTTAATTTACGTATGGCAAGTTGGGCTAAGGCTCAAGGATATCGCACACATTATTATATCTCTCCTCAAATATGGGCCTGGAAAGAAGGTAGGATCAAGACCATCAAAAGAAATGTTGATGAGATGTATGTAATTCTTCCTTTTGAAAAAGAGTTTTATGAAGAGAAGCATAATTATCCGGTACATTTTGTAGGTCATCCTTTAATCGATGCTATTAACCAGCATGAATTAACAGATCCTAAACAGTTTAGAGAAGAAAATAATCTGGACGATCGACCTATCATTGCACTTTTACCCGGTAGTCGAAAACAGGAAGTTACTAAAATGCTTACTATTATGTTAAGTGTGGTAAGGTTTTTCCCGGAATATCAGTTTGTAATTGCAGGTGCACCTTCCCTGGATGCTTCTTTTTACGAGCAATTTGTAAAGGAAAAGGGTGTATATATGGTAGACAATAAAACGTATGACCTGTTAAGCCTAAGTAATGCCGCCCTGGTTACTTCCGGTACGGCAACTCTAGAGACTGCTTTGTTTAAAGTACCCGAGGTGGTTTGTTATAAAGGAAACTCCATTTCTTATCAAATTGCAAAACGGATTATTGACCTGGATTTTATTTCTCTAGTTAACCTTATTATGAATAAGAAGGTAGTTACCGAATTAATTCAGGCTGATTTCAATACCAGTAGGTTAAAAGAAGAATTAGAGATTATTGTTGATGATTATAAAAGAGCAGTAATGTTTCTGGATTATTATGATTTGGAAAAAGCCTTAGGAGGAAAAGGTGCTAGTGATAAAACTGCCAATTTGATTGTAGAATCCATACGCCCCTAA